A region of the Vigna unguiculata cultivar IT97K-499-35 chromosome 9, ASM411807v1, whole genome shotgun sequence genome:
TCTTCTGTACATGGTGATGTGTCTTTCACAAAGCATTCAGAATAAATGCAAGATTGTTTATCAGGTCAAGAACCTTTCCAACAAGTTACCAAAGAAGAAACTGGTTTTAGCCCATCCTCGAGTCTCTGGTACTGTAGCATTGGTTGGCACTCTCTTCACATCAACCATCATTGTCTTACCTATTTCTTTGCCAAGTGCTTCCATAGTTTTCATGTCCACTGGGTTCCCTGATGCATCCCTTACGTAGAACACATTCAATGCTTGCTCCCCTCTCGTTGAGACACCTGCCCTACACACTGTCAACCCATTCTCTCGTAGAATCCTTGTTACTTCAGACAGCAACCCAACTCTATCCTTTGCACACAGCTCAAGGCTCACACCCTGTTGTTCACAATCAAGACTAAGACTTCAGATATATTCCCTGTTCCCTAAAAACTACTTAACATTATCACCAAAATGCTAACTTTTTACGTTAATTTCTAATTGGTCAACAACATAAACTCGTGATAATCTGCATGCCCAGCACAACTGTTATTCTGTTTGTCATAGGCCTAATTTGAATAtgattgaaaataaagtatataagaaaataattactcttcctttatgtgatttttttttatgtttttaagatgTAGGGAAGTGGATGATATTACATGGAGCATATAGATTCTTAAGCTCTATTGAAGGCAAAAGATCCCATCACTGTCACTAGTGGACATATGATGCTTAGCTCATGTATTTGCCGTACCAGTGCAGCAATACAAGTAGATAGCTGCAGATGCAAAAtgtattaattatgttaaattcaGAAAACATTCTACTGTACAATCACAAACACTACATACTAAGTAGAAATAGTAAAGCCTCTCTTAAAATTCATGTATCTTACTGACTAAtgtatttagttaaaataaagaTTACAATAAAACTTCCAAACAAAACCAATATCCTTCTTAGAGCATGGGAGACTTACTGGGAGAGGAGATTTGAGAATTAGAAGTTCATccatctttttgtttttgtttttgcaatAGTTCAACTAGCATATAGAAACAAATTCAAATGTGAATGTTAATTACCTCGCTTACTCTTCTTCGAATACCAGCTTCAATGCATTGGATGaccctttctttctctccttcAGTGTCAAGTGTGCATCCATCCATATGTCGAATAAAATACTCCTAAAAGTACAACATCAACCAACCCTTTTAGTTAACACTTCTGACTTGAGTCTCACCACTTGTAGTGTATAAACATGCAGAACAGAATAGCAATGTAATATACCTGGGATGCGTAAGGGCCATCTGATGAAACTGTGGCATGGAAAACAACATATTGCATATCAGTAAGAGTGCAAACAATGTCAAACATGAGTTTTGCCCGATCCTTGCACTTGACTGTGACCACTGAGTACCCTTTCTCCTCACAACGTTCTATTGTGATTTTAGGCCTGAAAGAGAGAGGACAATTAACGTCTGGTGCTACTCTATAACTTTCATAATCCCGATCAGCAAACAACATTTGGTGAAGCCGCCGATCCATGTGGGTGAAACCCATGGAGAAACTAGTCCTAGCAACTTTCTCACCATCACATCCTCGTAAGATGTTGTTCAGCTGCTCCTCCATTAGAGATAATCTGTTTGGCTCGTCCACAGCTCGGTTTGTAGCATCATTGACATAAAGAACGCAAGCAATTCGCCTGTTATGAGTCCACACTTCTGCTGCAAAAACATTAAAATGGAGGTTGGCAAGAACAGCTGAAATCTCAGACAAGAGACCAGGACGGTCTCTGCCAATTAGTTCAATGGCTGTATGATCACCCACAGAATGCACTCCAACCCTTTTGCTTGGCCAAAATTTCACCCCTTCTGTGCTCTGGCTCTTTGGTCCTAGAGCCTATTGTAAGAAAAACTGTTATCAAGTAGCTCTTAGTATTTGATATGCATTATTATATAGGTTTTATACTGTATGCAGTTATGGAAATGATAGACTGAGCCGATTGCTGGTTCCTAGTAAGGGAATCTGATCACTGGCTTCTTACTTtcttcaatatttatatatctctTGACATATCTGATTTACACTACAGTCATGGTTTTTTAAGGAACCAAAAAAATGAACTTTCTCAATCATGCTGTTTTTCGAGACAAAGTTTACTCTTCAAAACTTTCTCCCTTCTTTAGTCTATTTGTATATGTCCGAGAGTGTTGTGCTACTTCACTTTTCACCAATAATTTAAGGCTTTCATGTTTACGTGGTATattagatataaaaattatatcagATTAGTGAGTTCAAGAAAAAGGGTTGATAGTTACCTTTTCAATGAAGTCGATGGTTTTGCTATCTGTTATCTTTCTTCCTTGCTGATCCGTGACATGAAATACTGCATTTCATTAGGCGAACAAGTTAGCTGCTAAACATTTGATTTAGGTAGAAAGGGCTTGGACACatgttagcatgaaatatgtAAGATCAATTTAGTAACAACATACCATCCATAAACCAACCGCCGTCAGAAGATATGTAAGCTTTTGTAATTATGAAGTCAAGGTCGGTCAAGATTTGCACCACTTCCAGAAGAATTCCAGGTTTGTTAACACTATCAacctgtattttttttttttgacggGGAGAGGATGATAAAAGTGGATTAGTAGAGGAACACACTACAGTTACATATTGCATTCACTAGTCTCCAAATATAAAAGATTCTttcaagaaatttgaaaaatggtGATCTCATGACAATGCAGTGAGTATCATATGGTGTTCATCATTTAAAAGGAATAAACTTTTCAGGATACAGACCATTTTGACAACGAATTTTATCTGTTGAATTTTGTGTCCAAATTTTGTTACTACTTCTGGTATCATCCTGTGAGGATTTTCTTTTGATCACTTGAAATTAAGCTTGACTACGGTTTTGATCAAGGACTAATGAAATCTCATTTGACtttaagtttgaaaatcttatgtaattagaacataaataaaaaaaatcatagctCTAGGTTCAACAGTTCAAGAAAACTTTAAATACCAGAAGCTGGGCCACCTAAGAAGCTCAATGGCCAAATCACAACTCACAAGGTGGGTAAGGGAAAAATAGTcacaatttctttatttataattatacctTGATCAGTGTACAGTCATGGCAACTTTCATTGTCCACAGAGACCCTGCAAAGTTGTAAACAGAGTTCATCATCAACCATTCATTTTTTGTGATGGTTCTATAAAGTCTTACCTTAAACCCCAATTCTACAAGGTGTTGAGCCCTTTACTTCCATATGGGTATGGGATTGAGTTGATTGTCTCTTTTTTTAACAAAAGCAAGTGAGGAATTAAAGCagcttttttaaatttatattctgTTCCATTCTTGTTTAGTAAGTAAATCCACTCAAGTGACACTTGGGGAATTTTTCTATTGATAGATGGTTAAATATCCATGAAAATCAACTCTAGAATTGATTTTATGATGATTATGATCAGTGATCCATTCCTTCATTTAAAGAGGCTATTTAATTTGCTGACCATTTAAAAGCGAACTTGTAATTCCagaaaataatttagtaaaCCTTGGTGGGTTCATTCTATTGCTGAAGTTCTCATACTCGGGATCAAAATATGGCCAACAAACTTTAGCCATTTAATCAACTTCTCTAGTCAATGGGGGTGCTTCGTTTTCCTGTATGAGCATGGAAAATATGCAGATAAAAAACAGTACATcagtaacaaaatttatcattttagaGATGCACAGAAGAGAAGGAAACAAGAGTTCGTCAATTACTaccatatttttcaatttaatagtTTTGACACAAGTAATTATTCCATGATGACTCTGTTTAATATCACAGTCACACTTCACCATAATGGACTACATTTCTATGCTGGTTATTCTTGATTCTTATCATATCAGACTGAAACTCTCCCTCTCTTATGTTGtgtgtgtcaaacagtataaggCAGAAATCATCAGTACAATGTTTCGTCACTCACTGACTCAGCACTTCAAGCATCCCCTACAACAGAATTTACGATTCTGCATGCTCCTTATCTTGACCTTTGAACATGATATCAGGAATAAGGTGAATGCTGAGTGTTCCATGTGCATTGTATTAGCAAAAGTTCAGAGAGAGATAAGAATAAAGAGTCAACAACAAGAATGCCTGGAGAATCACGGCATCAGCAAAagtgttttactttttttcttttgagcaCACCCCAAAAAGCATTTTGCTTCACAAACTTTCCACTAAGTTGATTTGGATTATGCAGATAGTAGTTGAATGAATCTgatcatttttttaagtttccttatcataatttttttcccatttgATACAGATTCGTCTCGTTCCAGAATCATTCCATTCCACCAACTTCCATGAAAtgcaagaaaaagaaatataactaGTATGTGTTTGGGGGCGAACAGAACAGATATAATCAATATACCGAAACGGGGTTATAgaaaaaggaaacgaaaaaGTCATATCTTTAGCTCATTCTTTACCACAACCAAAGCCACTCTTACCAAGGACCCATAACATTGAAAGGTgtctttgagaagagtttgaaTTTTCAAAcgaaattaatatttaacttCCAGAAGAACCCATTTTGTGATGTGGTGCTCAAAGGTAGCTTACGCTTTGGTGAGTAAGAAAAATAGATTCTTGAGCCAAAAAAAAGCAAAAACCATACGAATGTGACATAAAGACTTGATTCCAATTGCAACCCGAATCCTAATTTCTATTTTGCTTTCCTAGTGATTTCACTCATCCCACGACGTACCATGCCAAATTGACATCACCCCATTGTCTAAGATTATCTCAAAATCTGAAAGGGTCCCCCTGCAATCCAACTTGACCATGACTCTAACCAACGACATAttctaaaattagaaaaacaaattaattatgaattaagAATATAACTGGTTGAGACATATATACTTTTTTCACGGAAAAATATGATTAGGTATAAATAACTAAAGTATAACAAATTTGTTACAGAGTCCTTCAGATGGTGAGATGAGAAAGTTGGCTTCCCGGAGAAAGAAATAGATGTGGCTGAGGAGAGTTAAGACAAAGCAAGAGAGGGAACTACTTTCGAACACGGATCATGACGCTTAACTTTTCGAATGTACAAGCGAAAACAACCTCCAAATTAAGCACAAAATGTCACATGTACCATAATTTGCCAGCtgtccaaaatttattttcagttcagaaaattatttttaaatgttttttttttaaaaaaaaacaagagttgagtgaaataaaatataaagtttaactGCTCGTTTAGTTGTACGGGAATACAcactttaactttattttttatacttaaaaaatatttttgtgtcGGTGCAAACCATTTTAATctgttttagtttttataaatactatttttaattttttttagtctctgTGGTCTAAAGtcataaagaataaaagagacTGAAAACAAAAGCTTCTCACTGTTAACATCCCACTTAGATAGGATCCGAGTTCATGTAACAAAAAATCTGTATTCCATTATAAAAACTCATGGAGCACTGTTGTTAGAATATTACAAACAAAACTAATATTTGATAAAGGGAACAAGAAAGAATCCGTTACACGGCAACCGAAagaatatagaataaaaaatcaaatttgtttgACCATAAAAATTAAACGTGTAATTAGTAAAAATGGCAAAACTCAGTTTTGATTATATTCCTCCgttaaaacaagaaaagttaGTTTCAAGTCCATGACATCACGATAAAagtttgtttttaataaatttcagttttaattttaattaaaagaattaaagaatAGCATCAAAAGATATAAAGAATTGTATATAAGTTTGattggtaaaaaaataaaataaatagacacACAACACAGACCACAAACTCTCAAATCGATGTCCTGTATCCACTAATTGATTTTGGCATATTTTACTCGGCGAACAGAAGCATAACAGAAAGACACTAGAGTAGGTTGTTTTGTTTTCCcacttaaaaacataatatataacaCTATAAAACAGTCAACTGAAACGGCGACGCACTGCAACTACAGTGCAGCCACCATGTTTCTCTACGCAAATCTCAACCCCCAACTTAGCCATCCAAACAAAACACAGAGGATTAATGAATATGAATAAGAACTCGAGAAGAAGCTGATTAGAGAAACATGAGTATATTCATTGTTAATACTACAGCTACTACTTCCTCAGACGACAGAGTTCACAAGAAAAACATACATACCTTAATTGTTGCTACGAGAGTTGTCCCAATATTCCAACACAAGGAAAAACCTTGAAGCTCCCAAATTGTCACATGAAGAAGGCCAATCTGAGTAGATATATAGacagagagagaagagaagagaggagAGAAGACTTGAGGAGAAAGCTTTGtgagtgagtgtgtgtgtgtgagtgttcTGGTGTATGCTTTCGACGTTGGAATACCACTCGATTCAAATCTctctctcctctctctctctctctctcgcagAGCAAATGGAAAGGCTCCGAAGTGGCGTGGCCAGAGGTTCTGGGAAGTGGGAGCCCATTAAATATCaagattaataaataatgaatcgTTAAACAAATAAATCACCCTTCGTGGaatggttttttatttaatcaatttcTAAATTCTGATTCTGGATACCTTTTACATATTGCCCATAATGCTCATGTTTGGACACCCCCTGTTTCTTCTTATCTACTTGTAGTACGTACAGAAAAAAGTTTGgtcaaattaaatatactttttttaatgttttaaaaatattgttttttctgATTGCTTTATTTATTGTCTTCAtcaaattttaatcaaaaatattttgcgagaaaatgtttttaaaataaaataatagactTAATTAATGTAAAcattatttagtttttcttgtaatttgatCCAGAACTACcagataagtttttttttttcgccaaaaaaataaaaattatatggtGTACGTTTTTAAAGTGGGTAGTAACTTTAGATTGGGTACTATACAAATCAATATACTACACTGTACTCTGTTttactcttcttcttcttttctctgtTTCTAAACTATGTAACTAAAGTAAATTGTTTTCTCCTTTTGAAAGCATGTCACgaattttcactatttttattttttataaatatctgACAATGTTTTAACAGAAAAATTGATAGGTAAAGAACATTTATTTACTAAAAGatcacttattattttatttgtttacttattacaaaattgtaaatgattaagttatttaatttctaaaatatatttgacaatAAATTATCtctgtattattttttttcttaattttccgAATATTTAATGTTCATTTTTAAAGGTATAAATTATGATACAatagttatataatatatttatgtactatttaaacattattattattatctaatcAATAATTTGGTtcttacatttaaaataatgatttaatttttcttatattatttttttaagaaattatgttATCATTTCTCTTATATTAAGGTTAAGGTAGTTTAGAAAGTGATAATTTTACATGCTAAAATGAACATGTCACACATTCTTTAAAAATGAACTTAAATTGGAGATGTACACTTGGTtaatgttcttcttttcttttgcttcTTGTCCTTCATTTCTACCATCCGATCTCCCTTTCAATGctattgaaaatatattgtcTTCTACATCGTGGGATGTTATTCATCGTTTCGTTTTGATGCTAAGCTTCAATatctttcataaaataatttattatttgattaaatatatttgtagtctTAGATTTTGACGTGAAATTCAAAATCATTTCTGTTTCAAATTTGGATACATTTTGATCCTCAAACTTTATAAATGAAtcaatatagttattttaatctaatatagttatttttgttGGGTTGTTAGACAATATTTTAAGTTGACATTTGAGTTTGAACATGTTAAAATGGTGTTAACAACTCAAACGTAGTCCTAAAACGCATTTgacatgtgaaaaaaaaaagattgaacaCATTTTGGTTATGAAGATTATatacattcatttttaaaatttggaacaaaaatgtgtcaaaatttGAGACAAGAATGATTCTAATagataattctaataaataaaaagtcgcatagttataataaaatagagcAAGGACAGAAGCACATCAAAATTAACCTTTTATAATTATCCAAAATATACTGAATAGAAAGAAAACTAAGACACAAAGCATTTGCCATGAGCAGAAT
Encoded here:
- the LOC114164168 gene encoding ACT domain-containing protein ACR3-like isoform X2, with product MAKVCWPYFDPEYENFSNRMNPPRVSVDNESCHDCTLIKVDSVNKPGILLEVVQILTDLDFIITKAYISSDGGWFMDVFHVTDQQGRKITDSKTIDFIEKALGPKSQSTEGVKFWPSKRVGVHSVGDHTAIELIGRDRPGLLSEISAVLANLHFNVFAAEVWTHNRRIACVLYVNDATNRAVDEPNRLSLMEEQLNNILRGCDGEKVARTSFSMGFTHMDRRLHQMLFADRDYESYRVAPDVNCPLSFRPKITIERCEEKGYSVVTVKCKDRAKLMFDIVCTLTDMQYVVFHATVSSDGPYASQEYFIRHMDGCTLDTEGEKERVIQCIEAGIRRRVSELSTCIAALVRQIHELSIICPLVTVMGSFAFNRA
- the LOC114164168 gene encoding ACT domain-containing protein ACR3-like isoform X1, whose protein sequence is MAKVCWPYFDPEYENFSNRMNPPRVSVDNESCHDCTLIKVDSVNKPGILLEVVQILTDLDFIITKAYISSDGGWFMDVFHVTDQQGRKITDSKTIDFIEKALGPKSQSTEGVKFWPSKRVGVHSVGDHTAIELIGRDRPGLLSEISAVLANLHFNVFAAEVWTHNRRIACVLYVNDATNRAVDEPNRLSLMEEQLNNILRGCDGEKVARTSFSMGFTHMDRRLHQMLFADRDYESYRVAPDVNCPLSFRPKITIERCEEKGYSVVTVKCKDRAKLMFDIVCTLTDMQYVVFHATVSSDGPYASQEYFIRHMDGCTLDTEGEKERVIQCIEAGIRRRVSEGVSLELCAKDRVGLLSEVTRILRENGLTVCRAGVSTRGEQALNVFYVRDASGNPVDMKTMEALGKEIGKTMMVDVKRVPTNATVPETRGWAKTSFFFGNLLERFLT